A genomic region of Bactrocera dorsalis isolate Fly_Bdor chromosome 3, ASM2337382v1, whole genome shotgun sequence contains the following coding sequences:
- the LOC105233850 gene encoding probable inactive protein kinase DDB_G0270444 — MSQKSAPAAHTFENDNNYYQISDEDLEDCDDLNDDCLLEEVVEGSNGNSITIGGRGPYERAWTSEATRALIHIRGPMQGMFTEGRQKRTALWLHCTRQLQKLGFRYSAAKVQKKWHNILITYSKNLPKKKSSGYVHWEFFEEMHKYLKDKQVDIYEFQMQSSSYTKSAIQQQQQQQQQQQQKQQLPQTAAFRELKQAPALTNELMAQFDGNQLSLLANIAETNMDKSNDEFDEDSTIMSELKQPKVEFNDNELPLEISHANGYSNKCDNAHFPSVVNAAQEEGVWWKDYFERKLDVEREKIQCQKELHREQMQFQKTTALQQEKIERLKIDAINNLTATLQKLVETKNRKA, encoded by the exons ATGTCGCAAAAATCTGCACCAGCAGCGCATACTTTTGAGAATGATAACA ATTACTACCAAATCAGCGATGAAGATCTCGAAGACTGCGATGATCTCAACGATGACTGTCTACTAGAAGAAGTGGTAGAGGGCAGCAATGGAAACAGCATTACAATCGGTGGACGCGGCCCCTACGAACGCGCTTGGACCTCGGAAGCAACGCGTGCACTCATACACATACGCGGACCGATGCAAGGCATGTTCACGGAAGGACGTCAAAAGCGTACGGCACTTTGGTTACACTGTACGCGACAGCTACAGAAATTGGGTTTCCGTTATAGCGCGGCGAAGGTGCAAAAGAAATGGCACAACATATTGATTACGTACAGCAAGAACTTGCCGAAGAAAAAGTCCAGCGGCTATGTACATTGGGAATTCTTCGAGGAGATGCATAAATACTTGAAGGATAAGCAAGTAGATATATATGAGTTTCAAATGCAGTCATCGTCATATACGAAATCGGccattcaacaacaacaacagcagcagcagcaacaacaacagaagcaACAACTACCGCAAACTGCAGCTtttcgtgagctcaaacaagCGCCCGCACTCACCAATGAACTGATGGCACAATTCGACGGAAATCAACTGTCGTTGCTGGCCAACATAGCCGAAACAAATATGGACAAATCCAATGATGAGTTCGACGAAGATTCGACCATAATGTCGGAATTGAAACAACCAAAAGTGGAATTTAATGACAACGAATTGCCGTTGGAAATCTCTCATGCGAACGGATATAGTAACAAATGTGACAACGCGCACTTTCCGTCTGTCGTCAATGCGGCGCAGGAGGAAGGCGTCTGGTGGAAGGACTATTTCGAGCGCAAACTGGATGTGGAACGTGAGAAAATCCAATGCCAAAAGGAGTTGCATCGTGAACAAATGCAATTCCAAAAGACGACCGCGCTGCAACAAGAGAAAATCGAGCGCTTGAAGATCGATGCGATCAACAATTTGACGGCGACGCTGCAGAAGCTGGTAGAGACGAAGAATCGCAAGGCGTAG
- the LOC105233851 gene encoding uncharacterized protein LOC105233851, which yields MATLEQEFVDFFAECKQQGFSAAEMRAICQPLLQRRSNRCSAVACVVLAIFGALCLLYNWCDEFSWFVSAIGRLLLIQVLPYWDWTPLYNSRCLIERKVDKVDGGSVAPTTKIPARYETEAGNCVLCETLERIPTTTNITFSTLESMYLERGWPVIVTDSHQPRTLDTLLNQMYNASSDFLESDPCDVATNLMLKKLFNLELALEKIKHTATAHNKWFLQFRNCQRRAVKASRRFVTRPYYYPLHLEPFYSSWALLSQNYAYAEFNEIYLHGLIFVQQLSGHFDIRLRPKQPCTNRCPVVNIRLGAGECLVFSTDLWIFSYGTETVESKAASVATVLEIDWQL from the exons ATGGCAACGTTGGAACAAGAATTTGTTGATTTCTTTGCAGAGTGTAAGCAGCAGGGCTTCAGCGCCGCCGAGATGCGTGCAATATGCCAGCCGTTGTTGCAACGTCGCAGCAACAGATGTTCGGCGGTGGCATGCGTTGTTTTGGCCATCTTCGGTGCTTTGTGCTTGCTCTACAATTGGTGCGATGAATTTAGTTGGTTTGTCAGTGCCATTGGACGTTTGTTGCTGATACAGGTGTTGCCCTATTGGGATTGGACACCATTATATAATAGTCGCTGTCTGATTGAACGTAAAGTGGATAAGGTGGACGGCGGTAGTGTGGCACCCACAACTAAAATCCCAGCGCGCTACGAAACTGAAGCGGGTAATTGTGTGCTCTGCGAGACGTTAG AGCGCATTCCCACCACAACGAATATCACCTTCTCAACACTTGAATCAATGTACCTCGAGCGCGGTTGGCCAGTAATAGTGACCGACTCGCATCAACCGCGTACGCTAGACACGCTGCTCAATCAAATGTACAACGCCTCGTCGGATTTCCTTGAAAGTGATCCGTGCGATGTCGCAACGAATTTAATGTTGAAAAAACTCTTTAACTTAGAATTGGCTTTGGAGAAGATTAAGCACACAGCAACGGCCCACAACAAATGGTTTCTACAATTTCGTAATTGTCAGCGGCGCGCAGTCAAGGCCTCACGTCGCTTCGTCACACGACCCTACTACTACCCACTGCATCTCGAGCCGTTCTACTCGAGCTGGGCGCTGTTGTCGCAGAACTATGCGTACGCAGAATTTAATGAAATCTATTTACATGGCTTGATCTTCGTACAGCAACTGAGCGGTCATTTTGACATACGTCTGCGTCCGAAGCAACCGTGTACAAATCGCTGTCCTGTGGTGAATATACGTTTGGGCGCTGGCGAATGCTTGGTTTTCTCCACGGACTTGTGGATCTTCAGCTATGGCACTGAGACGGTCGAAAGTAAAGCCGCTTCAGTAGCTACAGTGTTAGAAATCGATTGGCAGTTGTAG
- the LOC125777446 gene encoding general odorant-binding protein 68, producing the protein MKAYFGYFVVIFVFVCHASADDETVDCTKPPRFVPPHMCCPVPDVSTDELKEQCAEYNKPPPPPPMGRGGPPKFDRRHHPHHTPPCVIDCIFNNTEVMGANGEPDVDKFSALLDTAVKDNEEMAAVMEESFETCVGMLSELKAKMAEKASKHPEFADRMGNCSPVSGMLMMCVNIETFKNCPASAWNDSTECNATRNFFKQCKFPKDGN; encoded by the exons ATGAAGGCGTACTTTGGATATTTTGTAgtgatttttgtatttgtg tGCCACGCCAGCGCGGATGATGAAACTGTGGATTGCACTAAGCCGCCACGTTTTGTT CCTCCCCACATGTGCTGTCCAGTGCCAGATGTCAGTACTGATGAACTGAAGGAGCAATGTGCGGAATATAATAaaccgccaccaccaccgccaatGGGACGTGGCGGTCCACCAAAGTTTGACCGTCGTCATCATCCGCATCATACACCTCCT TGTGTGATCGATTGCATTTTCAACAACACCGAAGTTATGGGGGCGAACGGCGAGCCCgatgttgacaaatttagcGCGTTACTCGACACAGCCGTAAAGGACAATGAAGAAATGGCTGCAGTTATGGAAGAATCATTCGAGACTTGCGTCGGGATGCTCAGCGAGTTGAAGGCTAAAATGGCTGAAAAGGCAAGTAAACACCCGGAATTTGCGGATAGAATGGGCAATTGTTCGCCAGTAAGCGGCATGCTGATGATGTGCGTCAATATAGAGACTTTCAAAAATTGCCCAGCCTCTGCTTGGAATGACAGTACAGAGTGTAATGCAACTCGTAACTTCTTCAAGCAGTGTAAATTTCCCAAAGACGGCAATTAA